Proteins encoded in a region of the Hippopotamus amphibius kiboko isolate mHipAmp2 chromosome 11, mHipAmp2.hap2, whole genome shotgun sequence genome:
- the LOC130832019 gene encoding serine/threonine-protein phosphatase 2A 56 kDa regulatory subunit gamma isoform-like has protein sequence MPNKNKKEKESPKAGKSGKSSKEGQDILESEISSRKNSLVAAPSAVSSKIKVPAPQPIVKKDKRQNSCRFSASNNRELQKLPSLKDVPPADQEKLFIQKLRQCCVLFDFVSDPLSDLKWKEVKRAALSEMVEYITHNRNVITEPIYPEVVHMFAVNMFRTLPPSSNPTGAEFDPEEDEPTLEAAWPHLQLVYEFFLRFLESPDFQPNIAKKYIDQKFVLQLLELFDSEDPRERDFLKTTLHRIYGKFLGLRAYIRKQINNIFYRFIYETEHHNGIAELLEILGSIINGFALPLKEEHKIFLLKVLLPLHKVKSLSVYHPQLAYCVVQFLEKDSTLTEPVVMALLKYWPKTHSPKEVMFLNELEEILDVIEPSEFVKVMEPLFRQLAKCVSSPHFQVAERALYYWNNEYIMSLISDNAAKILPIMFPSLYRNSKTHWNKTIHGLIYNALKLFMEMNQKLFDDCTQQFKAEKLKEKLKMKEREEAWVKIENLAKANPQVLKKRVT, from the coding sequence ATGCCGAATAAAAAcaagaaggagaaagaatcaCCAAAAGCAGGGAAAAGTGGAAAAAGTTCCAAAGAAGGACAAGACATATTAGAATCAGAGATTTCCAGCAGGAAAAACAGCCTTGTTGCTGCCCCGTCTGCAGTATCTAGTAAAATTAAAGTGCCAGCCCCTCAGCCCATAGTGAAGAAAGACAAACGGCAAAATTCTTGCAGATTTAGCGCCAGCAATAATAGAGAACTTCAAAAACTACCATCTTTAAAAGATGTTCCTCCTGCTGATCAAGAGAAGCTTTTTATCCAGAAGTTACGTCAGTGTTGTGTCCTCTTTGACTTTGTTTCCGATCCACTAAGTGACCTAAAGTGGAAGGAAGTAAAACGAGCTGCTTTAAGTGAAATGGTAGAATATATCACCCATAATCGGAATGTGATCACGGAGCCTATTTACCCAGAAGTAGTCCATATGTTTGCAGTTAACATGTTTCGAACATTACCACCCTCCTCCAACCCTACGGGAGCAGAATTTGACCCAGAGGAAGACGAGCCGACATTAGAAGCAGCCTGGCCTCACCTACAGCTTGTTTATgagtttttcttaagatttttagaGTCTCCAGATTTCCAGCCTAATATAGCGAAGAAATATATTGATCAGAAGTTTGTATTGCAGCTTTTAGAGCTCTTTGACAGTGAAGATCCTCGCGAGAGAGATTTTCTTAAAACTACCCTTCACAGAATCTATGGAAAATTCTTAGGCTTAAGAGCTTACAtcagaaaacagataaataatatattttatagatttatttatgaaacagagcATCACAATGGCATAGCAGAATTACTGGAAATATTGGGAAGTATAATTAATGGATTTGCCTTACCACTAAAAGAAGAGCACAAGATTTTCTTATTGAAGGTGTTATTACCTTTGCACAAAGTGAAGTCTCTGAGCGTCTATCATCCTCAGCTGGCGTACTGTGTAGTGCAGTTCTTAGAAAAGGACAGCACCCTCACTGAACCGGTGGTAATGGCTCTCCTCAAGTACTGGCCGAAGACTCACAGTCCAAAAGAAGTCATGTTCTTAAATGAATTAGAAGAGATTCTAGACGTCATTGAACCGTCAGAGTTTGTGAAGGTCATGGAGCCTCTCTTCCGGCAGTTAGCCAAGTGTGTCTCCAGCCCCCACTTCCAGGTGGCAGAGCGAGCGCTGTATTACTGGAACAACGAATACATCATGAGTCTGATCAGTGACAATGCAGCGAAGATCCTGCCCATCATGTTTCCATCCTTATACCGCAACTCAAAGACCCACTGGAACAAGACAATACACGGCTTGATATACAACGCGCTGAAACTCTTCATGGAGATGAACCAAAAACTCTTTGATGACTGCACCCAGCAATTTAAAGCAGAGAAACTGAAAGAGAAGCTAAAAATGAAAGAACGAGAAGAAGCGTGGGTTAAAATAGAGAACCTAGCCAAAGCAAACCCCCAGGTACTAAAAAAGAGAGTAACGTGA